A single genomic interval of Armigeres subalbatus isolate Guangzhou_Male unplaced genomic scaffold, GZ_Asu_2 Contig423, whole genome shotgun sequence harbors:
- the LOC134204149 gene encoding uncharacterized protein LOC134204149 produces the protein MTTSSNIPRIASKGPNAKLFKGPNDDLLLADYVTWNGANPDLAKGSQKLALGPDRSIRLERGSYKARGPNADLCKGPVAGLAKGSMYAQLNCSLTDVKCN, from the exons ATGACAACCAGCAGCAACATTCCTCGGATCGCCAGCAAGGGTCCCAATGCGAAACTATTCAAGGGCCCGAACGACGATCTGCTACT CGCGGACTACGTCACGTGGAACGGTGCCAACCCGGATCTGGCCAAGGGCTCCCAGAAGTTAGCCCTGGGTCCGGATCGATCGATCCGTTTAGAACGCGGCAGCTACAAAGCCCGTGGCCCGAATGCGGACCTATGCAAGGGTCCGGTCGCCGGTCTGGCCAAGGGCAGCATGTACGCCCAGCTCAACTGCTCCCTGACGGACGTCAAGTGCAACTAG
- the LOC134204148 gene encoding multifunctional methyltransferase subunit TRM112-like protein produces the protein MKLLTYNFLTSKCIRGVKVGYPLKLNIAEKKIVSSDFNSEFISRMIPRLDWEAIKLAATHVGADLPATIPEDISSDTETLQKLHHVLMEVDVVEGTLECPETGRIFPITDGIPNMLLNEDEV, from the exons ATGAAGCTATTGACTTACAATTTCCTAACATCTAAGTGCATTCGCGGCGTGAAAGTTGGTTACCCTTTAAAATTGAAC ATCGctgagaaaaaaattgtttcgtcGGATTTCAACTCGGAGTTCATCTCGCGGATGATCCCACGCTTGGATTGGGAAGCGATAAAATTGGCCGCTACTCAC GTGGGTGCCGACCTGCCGGCCACCATTCCGGAGGATATTTCTTCGGACACCGAAACCCTACAGAAGCTGCACCACGTCCTGATGGAGGTAGACGTGGTCGAGGGTACATTGGAGTGTCCGGAAACGGGACGGATTTTCCCCATAACGGACGGCATTCCCAACATGTTACTAAACGAGGACGAGGTCTAG